TGGGAATTTGGAATCACTAGTTGTGCTGAATCTGTCCCACACACATATTGCAGAGTTGCCAAATTCACTTGGGaacttgaagaatttgaaaaCACTAAGGATGTGTAGTAGTTCCATCAGAAGTATACCCAGTGCAATTGGGATGTTGGAGAAATTGGAAGAGTTGGATGCAGAGAACTGCCAACGTCTGGAGGGGACAATCCCTGATGATATTGGGAGGTTATTATCTTTGAGGATCTTGAAACTTTCAGACACCAGAATATGTTACATACCGAGGCTTCCTGAAAGCCTGCTCAGTTTGCATATAGGTACTAATTCGATGACAGAACTTCCAGATCTATCAAACCTGATAAATTTGAGAGAGTTGAACTTGGAGATTCCACAAGTTCCCGAGTTTTGTTTGGGTGAAGAGGATTCTACTTTCGTGGACACGACGGAGCTTATACGGCATCCATCACCATGGTGGATTGGAAGGTTATGCAATCTGGAGTCTCTAAAGTTGTCTTGTGACAACATAAGTGTCCTCCATCCAGATATTGGTCTTCTCTCAGAACTCAAAAGACTTGAACTTGTTTGTCTTAACCTGCAATTCCTCCCTAGGCTTCCATCAAGCTTATTGTGCTTGCTTATTAAATCCTCGAGATCATTGGAATCATCAATAGATCTATCAAATTTGAAGGAACTATCAGAGCTAAGGATTTATTCTTCTGCAATAACAGGGGTCCATGGCCTTGATGGTTTGGAGAATCTTCAAACTTTGGACCTTCAAGCATTGAATGCACTGGAGAGATTACCTGATCTTTCAAACTTAAAGAAGCTCAATGAACTGCACTTGGGGCACTGTCATAATCTGGTTGATATTCGAAGTATTCAAGGCTTGGGACATCTGAGGATTTTGGAGCTAATAGAGATTGTACAACTTGAGAGAGTCCCTGATCtatcaaacttgaagaagctgACTGAACTTCATCTGCGGCAATGTCATAATCTAACTGAGATTCGAAGCTTTGAGGGTTTGGAGAACCTGAAAATGTTAGAGCTAGGTGAACTCCCTCTGCTTGAGGGATTGCCTGATCTCTCGGACTTGAAGAAGCTCACCAAACTTGATGTACGGCAGTGTCATCATCTTGTCAAGATTCAAGGAAGATTAGATTCACTCGAAGACTTGTGCATCTATGGATGCAGATCTTTGGTTGAGATGCCTGCTCCTTCAAGCTTCAAGAATCTGAAATCTCTGCAATTGCGTGATTGCGAGATGTTAGACATGCAACAGGATTGGGTTCCGAAGTCTGATCCAGTTGACACGGAATTTAGAAGTTCTGAATGTTTGATGATGAAACGGTTAGGCATCTGCGTGTGTCAGTTGGGTAGACATTTTTTCTTGCCATCTCTTCCGTCTTGACAATGTAGGAACAGAAAAAGGACGCACTTCCTTGATTGCGTTCAACTATGTGGATGTGCAAATGATTCAGCTAGCCAAAGTAATCACAATCCAGTTATAAGTTGTAGTTTCTCCCACCTTCTGAACCAGCTTGTGCAACTCATTATCCTGTCGAGAACTCATGTAGGTTCTGTTTCTTTTATGACCTCAATACCTTTTCGCTACTGATGAGTGTTGGACAGCTCAAATTACGTTGTTCACACACATCCTTCCTGCGAAAAGATGTTTCCAAATCCACCGCAATATCACCCTGAGAAGTAAAACAAATGCATGTCTTGAGCGAGGGATTTACCCTGATATTGAACGGGACACAGAAGGTGATAAATATGTTCTGCTAAGTCAGGCTTGCTCTGATAATCGAATTGTCTCATGATGTTTAGCTATCCAAGCACATTATCATCGTATATAGCTAACTAAGCAGCCGCTACGGATAAAGAGGATAGCCGTAACACAGCCATGTTTAACTCTGAGTGGATCCCCATGGAGTAGAGAATCCAGTAATTTATACCATTGTGATTTGTGACACCAGGGGTTGGCCTTGCTCAGACAACTTCAAGTTTGGTCGATCAATCAGGTAGAGCGGACAAGTTGGTCGGAATTCAAATGCTGCTGCCGTCCGTTGATGCACATGGTTTGATTGAGTCTTGTAACTCATAGCTGCTGAGAGGATGATTCTGAAGCATCGTAGCATTCTATATTTACGAGTTTAATCATGCTATTGATACTATTTCTCCCTGAAGTTCTTTACCAAGCAAACGCAAAAACACTCACAAACTATTCGGGTTGAAATAACAGGAATCATATCCAATGCAGACAGCGGAACATTCAATTCCTGGCCAAATTATCCAACTGTAGTTGAactttttaggaaattttgaTTGCCTGAAAAACACCAATCCTAAGATTTACTAATGACAATGATGTAATGAACCACATCGGTACCCATTTCAGTAATGGACCTCACGGTCACTTGATCTGTTGCCGGTTGATCCTAATTTAATTTGATGATTACAGAACTTACTCAAGTATGTTAGTTTTTGGATTGCTTATAAAGTATCTGAGTATTATTTTGCTGGACTTAAAAGGGTACAAACGATCGTCCCTGCCTGCCCTAAAGAACAGGGCCGGACACCCTGCCATCCGGATAACCGACAAGCTCACCTCTGGATACCCAGCTCCTGCGgtccaaattttaattttgtcctaCCAATTCGGGGCTGGAGCTGGACACCTAGTATCCTCAATGGTGGAATTTTTAGCCGTTCAAAATGTTTACACCACGGAGTTGGTAATGCTGTTGCCAGACAGCAGCGTAAGCTCTTCCTAACCTTACTGTTTGCCCTTGGAGATGGTTCACTGAAGAGTATTTGTGCTTTATTCTGATTTAGATTCTgccacacatacacacacacaattaGACTTGCATAAACCTCTTTACATGATCTCTCGAGGGTAGGTCTGTTTGTTTGTCTTttcaagaacaaaacaaaaacaaactttttcatctttcagTCAAAAGTCGCAAATATTATTCGAGTTTAAAAACTATGAAAAGATTGTGTGTTAATCTCCGTCCAATATTCATACACTATTGTGAGAGTTTCGGATGTTTTAGGATTAAGAGAGCCGCAAATGCCTGTGTCTTAATCAGGTTCCTAACTGGCCCTATGTCAGTGGTTCAGGTCGGTTTGGTTTCCATGATACTTGACCCGACCCAAAACTTATGACCTGACCCCAAGATCCGAACCGAAAACCTGGTTTCGGTCGATTCGGTTTAGGTTTTCGAAGTTCCACTTCAATTCATGGATGGTGTGCCTCAGTGATCACCGATCTGTACAAATCATAAGGCCTTGATAGGGACATAACCAGCTGAGATGCAAGAAATATCATCACTGATGCTTGCTACATCTtttccccaaaagaaaaaggaaaaactctgGAAAGAAACTGACCTATCAAACACCCAAGAACTCTCCACGGCAAGAAGACATAAGCAacaacgaaaaaaaagaaaagggcatgGGACTTATTACTGTAGCAAACCGAGCAAAACTGAAAAACAACACAAAAGAAGCCATCCTCACCCACTATAGTAAACTTGAACTGGAACTCAGAACAGTCCACACTGAATTGAAGTTCCAAAGCATTTACAACTGTAATTTGCGGGTCCCCAAAGGCCTTCCTTCTAATCTATTTTGGATGCCCTTGATCAACACTTTGCTCCTGCAATACAAAAAATCGAACTTCAGTATGTCCCGACATGGGGGGTTAAATCACAAAGGCACTTACATGGTAGGCGCCGTTCCCCTTAAAataaaaaccctcaaatttaAGTAGAAAGAAGTATTCTTCGATGGAGCTAATTGGCTAAAAGCACTTTCAATGACTGCACCTCTATGGAAATGATTTGCGTTACATGGTTTTCCTACTTTACAAAAACCTTTCCAAGTCGCTCTTTTCTGGCTTAAATTCTACGTTCCTAATATCTTCcggttacaactctcaattatacGTTCACAATGAAGTGTACTACCTTTACACTGTCACAACTTATTTAAGTTCAGTTCCACTTGGTCCAAGCCAGCTATAGAGTCTATCAAAAACAGTTTGTTGACCAACTGGCGAGACAAATATACAACACAAACGTCAAATAGACAGTCATCCCTTAGGCTACTAGTACCATGTAATTCTCCTGTAAAAACTACCAAATAATTTCCTTcgtgattttccttttaattagatGATATTCTATTGAAGTGTACTCATTAAAGATCACTTTTGGACTCAAAATTTCACAAGTCGTATCTAATGTCTGTA
This genomic interval from Rhodamnia argentea isolate NSW1041297 chromosome 4, ASM2092103v1, whole genome shotgun sequence contains the following:
- the LOC115732093 gene encoding leucine-rich repeat-containing protein 28-like, with translation MCSSSIRSIPSAIGMLEKLEELDAENCQRLEGTIPDDIGRLLSLRILKLSDTRICYIPRLPESLLSLHIGTNSMTELPDLSNLINLRELNLEIPQVPEFCLGEEDSTFVDTTELIRHPSPWWIGRLCNLESLKLSCDNISVLHPDIGLLSELKRLELVCLNLQFLPRLPSSLLCLLIKSSRSLESSIDLSNLKELSELRIYSSAITGVHGLDGLENLQTLDLQALNALERLPDLSNLKKLNELHLGHCHNLVDIRSIQGLGHLRILELIEIVQLERVPDLSNLKKLTELHLRQCHNLTEIRSFEGLENLKMLELGELPLLEGLPDLSDLKKLTKLDVRQCHHLVKIQGRLDSLEDLCIYGCRSLVEMPAPSSFKNLKSLQLRDCEMLDMQQDWVPKSDPVDTEFRSSECLMMKRLGICVCQLGRHFFLPSLPS